A region from the Microcoleus sp. FACHB-672 genome encodes:
- a CDS encoding DUF1824 family protein: MNPQKQANLTIKEAQQILAPFNCIETKSVESESEKVLIRQALLLLAAHSDYQILGICAGTPEQGLLALESYAKALGHEASLDISKAEGAVYIKFNPLTGLCYFDSYTGKHRGVLISCQSSYQDGINEMYGHLPLDLFILK; this comes from the coding sequence ATGAACCCACAGAAACAGGCTAATCTGACCATTAAAGAAGCACAACAAATTCTTGCACCTTTTAACTGCATAGAAACGAAATCAGTAGAGTCTGAATCGGAAAAGGTATTAATTCGTCAAGCCCTGCTTTTACTAGCCGCCCACTCTGATTACCAAATATTAGGAATTTGCGCCGGCACTCCAGAGCAAGGGCTATTAGCGCTAGAAAGCTATGCAAAAGCTTTAGGCCATGAAGCTTCCCTCGACATTTCCAAAGCTGAAGGCGCTGTTTATATTAAGTTCAACCCTCTCACAGGCTTATGTTATTTTGACTCCTACACAGGAAAACATCGAGGAGTTCTGATATCATGTCAATCTTCTTATCAAGATGGAATTAATGAAATGTATGGTCACTTACCGCTTGATTTATTTATACTAAAATAA
- the holB gene encoding DNA polymerase III subunit delta': protein MSDFFEQLISQEPAVELLTQAVAQNRIAPAYLFAGPDGVGRSLAARCFIEQLFCVNLPEHQEIVSVQKRVRQGNHPDLLWVEPTYLHQGKRLSAAEAAAASVKRKAPPQIRLEQIREISQFLSRPPLAASRSVVVIERAETMAEAAANALLKTLEEPGQATLILIAPASESLLPTLVSRCQRIPFYRLSREAMDQVLRRHAHEEIVANEPVMAQAQGSPGDAITSWQQLQTIPPELLQAVTQIPRTPRKALELAKEIDKALDTEAQLWLVEYLQHCYWQQQLQAGMIHELPLRRLETARQYLLNYAQPRLVWECTLLDMCQLGKVC, encoded by the coding sequence ATGAGCGATTTTTTTGAACAACTCATCAGCCAAGAACCGGCAGTCGAGTTGCTAACCCAAGCAGTCGCACAGAATCGAATCGCACCGGCTTATTTATTTGCCGGCCCTGATGGGGTGGGGCGTAGTTTAGCAGCGCGGTGTTTTATCGAGCAACTCTTCTGTGTGAATCTCCCTGAACATCAAGAGATCGTCTCAGTACAAAAGCGAGTGCGTCAGGGGAATCATCCTGATTTGCTTTGGGTGGAACCGACTTATTTGCACCAAGGGAAGCGACTTTCGGCAGCAGAAGCAGCGGCAGCCAGTGTGAAGCGAAAAGCACCCCCGCAAATTCGACTGGAACAGATCCGGGAAATTAGTCAATTTCTCAGCCGGCCTCCTTTGGCAGCCTCGCGCTCGGTGGTGGTAATAGAGCGAGCGGAAACAATGGCGGAGGCGGCAGCAAATGCCTTACTGAAAACGCTGGAAGAACCGGGACAGGCGACGCTAATTTTGATCGCACCGGCATCTGAGTCTTTATTACCAACGTTGGTGTCGCGCTGTCAGCGAATACCGTTTTATCGATTATCACGAGAGGCGATGGATCAGGTACTTAGACGGCACGCTCATGAGGAAATTGTGGCAAATGAGCCGGTGATGGCACAGGCGCAGGGAAGTCCGGGAGATGCAATCACCTCGTGGCAGCAATTACAAACGATTCCCCCGGAACTGCTGCAAGCGGTAACACAAATACCCCGCACACCCCGCAAAGCTTTAGAACTGGCAAAAGAGATTGACAAAGCTTTAGATACGGAAGCGCAGTTGTGGTTGGTGGAATATTTACAGCACTGCTACTGGCAGCAACAGCTTCAAGCCGGCATGATTCATGAGTTACCTCTGCGCCGGTTGGAAACAGCCCGCCAGTATTTGCTCAATTATGCCCAGCCGCGATTAGTTTGGGAGTGTACACTTTTAGATATGTGTCAACTAGGAAAAGTTTGCTAG
- the tmk gene encoding dTMP kinase: MTGRFIVFEGVEGCGKTTQLQKLQQWLQADSRFKHCSVLVTRQPGGSELGLQLRRLLLEPRPSEPMQDRAELFLYAADRAQHVEGFLKPQLAAGAIILCDRYTDSTIAYQGYGRGLNLTVIEQLNQLATDGLESDLTFWLDVDVEIGLARAKRRGSVDRIEQANLDFHRRVQQGYTKLAKAHPQRIVRIDAEPSQEQVAHQIQTILNQHFFP; encoded by the coding sequence ATGACCGGCAGATTCATTGTTTTTGAAGGGGTTGAGGGGTGTGGGAAAACCACACAGTTACAAAAATTACAGCAGTGGCTGCAAGCAGACAGCCGGTTTAAACACTGTTCTGTACTGGTTACGAGACAACCAGGAGGATCAGAACTTGGTTTGCAGTTGCGCCGGCTGCTGTTAGAACCTCGCCCCAGCGAACCGATGCAAGATCGGGCAGAATTATTTTTATATGCTGCTGATCGAGCGCAACACGTTGAGGGATTCCTCAAGCCTCAGCTAGCTGCCGGTGCGATTATTTTATGTGACCGCTACACAGATTCCACCATTGCTTATCAAGGTTATGGCCGGGGTTTAAATCTAACCGTAATAGAACAGCTTAATCAGCTAGCAACAGACGGACTGGAGAGCGATTTAACCTTTTGGCTGGATGTAGATGTAGAAATTGGTCTAGCCAGAGCCAAGCGTCGGGGAAGCGTTGATCGCATTGAGCAAGCAAATCTAGATTTCCATCGGCGAGTTCAGCAAGGATACACAAAACTTGCCAAAGCTCATCCCCAGCGAATTGTGCGAATAGATGCTGAACCCAGTCAAGAACAAGTTGCCCACCAGATTCAAACAATTTTGAATCAACACTTTTTCCCATGA
- a CDS encoding calcium-binding protein, translating into MANIIGDTLDNSVIGTADADLVLGLDGADTLFGRQTTDQLFGNAGTDLLFGEDGNDIIWGGGDEDTLFAGVGDDTVYGNLGNDQVYGEAGLDQVFGGIGDDTLWGGLDNDTVLGEEGLDTIYGEAGDDQLFGNGESDHLFGDDGVDILRGGQGDDTLQGGNDNDVVGGDFGNDYASGNSGNDALTGADGDDTLRGGRGNDSLLGDDGNDYLLGDFGEDTITGGAGQDVFVLSASAGPEYITDYFDNQDFIGLGDDLTFADLEFEEGLNLVSENALSTFTIINAPGGKLLAIVASLPSPAQLTEEDFISVGETGLGSGAFVTASGDIITTPTTP; encoded by the coding sequence ATGGCCAACATAATTGGAGATACGCTCGATAACTCCGTCATCGGAACTGCGGACGCTGATTTAGTTTTGGGTCTTGATGGAGCCGATACACTCTTTGGCCGTCAAACGACTGACCAGTTATTTGGCAACGCCGGCACTGACCTATTGTTTGGCGAGGACGGCAACGACATCATCTGGGGGGGTGGCGATGAAGACACCTTGTTTGCAGGAGTCGGCGATGACACTGTCTATGGAAACTTAGGTAATGACCAGGTATACGGCGAGGCCGGCCTAGATCAAGTTTTTGGAGGAATCGGTGACGATACTTTATGGGGCGGTTTGGACAATGACACCGTTTTAGGTGAAGAGGGTCTTGACACCATCTATGGAGAAGCCGGCGATGACCAGTTATTTGGCAACGGCGAGAGCGATCACCTTTTTGGCGATGACGGTGTAGACATCTTGCGCGGCGGTCAAGGAGATGACACCCTTCAGGGTGGAAACGACAATGATGTTGTCGGCGGAGATTTTGGCAACGACTATGCCAGCGGCAACAGCGGCAACGATGCCTTAACCGGCGCAGATGGCGACGACACCCTGCGCGGCGGTCGCGGCAATGACTCTCTGTTGGGCGATGATGGTAATGACTATCTGTTGGGTGACTTTGGTGAAGATACGATAACAGGGGGTGCCGGCCAAGATGTATTTGTCTTGTCTGCCAGTGCCGGCCCTGAGTACATCACTGACTACTTCGACAACCAAGATTTTATCGGCTTAGGTGATGATTTAACTTTCGCCGACCTTGAGTTCGAGGAGGGACTTAATTTAGTCTCAGAAAACGCCCTCAGCACATTTACTATCATCAACGCCCCTGGCGGTAAGCTTTTGGCAATCGTGGCAAGTCTTCCCTCTCCAGCGCAGCTGACTGAGGAGGATTTTATAAGCGTTGGTGAAACCGGCCTGGGTTCAGGTGCATTCGTTACAGCGTCTGGTGATATTATCACCACACCGACAACTCCCTAA
- a CDS encoding GumC family protein, translating to MNTIESQPSSQLSLPKVHNRQPQTLPQIYLSEAHKHEDEEFDLSQVLPIVRRRGVLIAGVATGVTAVVGIWSFTQTPEYEGKFQLLLEPMMPGSQANNLLPINVNSKMPAAGLDYETQIQVLWSPKVMSPIIEQLQARYGDISYHSLFNKEAGKNQLLIERYNKTKIIEVRYRSLDKAKINFVLQKVAQGYLNYSAEDRKTSNREGINFIEKQLPDLRRRVDEQQRKIQEFRQQFNIINLQIQGKHLSERVTQIQNQRLEAETTLNQQRSLYTMLQQRLGLDPDAALAAAALTQAPRYQQLLDKLKEIETKIAIESARFHETSPILKMLREQQQNLIPLLNQEAQQVLGKTGNIKTLPFQDSIRLNLAQQLINTANTILVQEVRLKATTEAERQLNEQVSRFPSLVREHSNLEAELNIATDTLKQLLTQREVLRVEAAQQEVPWELISPPEIMQDMKGIPVPVSPELPITLALGGAAGLLLGAGAAALAERLNNIFHTPDDLKNALSLPVIGIIPYNEQKLVKPLRGELEEEEVNSSHLLTPSFFQEAFRLLYTKFRFLKLNKRIRSLVISSATSGDGKSTVALNLAQAAAVMGQRVLLVDANLRRPQIHTQLALAPQEGLSDVISSNIQVNNVITKSQIEENLWVLTAGKMLTDAPQFLSSKNMQHLMNKLKFAFDLVIYDAPPLLNVADSKFLAANTDGLVLVVRMGQTDRTVLAQVLDGLSTADFPVLGVVANGVTKDSLKMYDRYYKKVTKTQNPDSLFPLLSPIF from the coding sequence ATGAATACGATAGAAAGCCAACCATCTTCTCAGCTGTCTTTGCCTAAAGTTCATAACCGGCAACCTCAAACATTACCTCAGATTTACCTGTCTGAAGCGCACAAGCATGAGGATGAAGAATTCGATCTCAGTCAGGTTTTACCTATTGTTCGTCGCAGAGGCGTTTTAATTGCCGGTGTGGCAACGGGAGTAACGGCTGTCGTTGGAATTTGGAGTTTCACTCAAACGCCTGAGTATGAAGGCAAATTTCAGTTGTTGTTAGAGCCAATGATGCCTGGAAGCCAAGCGAATAACTTGCTTCCCATTAACGTTAACAGCAAAATGCCGGCAGCCGGTTTAGATTATGAGACTCAAATACAAGTTTTGTGGAGTCCTAAAGTCATGTCTCCGATTATTGAGCAGTTGCAAGCTCGATATGGAGATATTAGCTATCACTCTCTTTTTAATAAAGAAGCCGGTAAGAATCAATTATTAATCGAGCGTTACAACAAAACTAAAATCATAGAAGTGCGATATCGCAGCTTAGATAAGGCAAAAATTAACTTTGTTTTACAAAAAGTAGCTCAGGGCTATCTTAACTACAGCGCTGAAGATCGCAAAACCTCTAACCGCGAAGGAATTAACTTTATTGAGAAGCAACTGCCTGATCTGCGCCGGCGGGTGGATGAGCAGCAAAGAAAAATTCAGGAATTTCGGCAGCAATTTAATATTATAAATCTGCAAATTCAGGGAAAGCATCTATCTGAGCGAGTTACTCAAATTCAAAACCAGCGACTGGAAGCAGAAACAACCTTAAATCAGCAGCGGTCACTTTATACTATGCTACAGCAACGTTTGGGTTTAGATCCTGATGCTGCACTTGCTGCTGCTGCTTTAACGCAAGCGCCTCGATATCAACAGTTGCTTGATAAACTTAAAGAAATAGAAACAAAGATTGCTATTGAATCTGCCCGATTTCATGAAACTAGCCCTATTCTCAAAATGTTGCGAGAGCAACAGCAAAATTTAATTCCTTTGTTGAATCAAGAAGCGCAACAAGTGTTAGGAAAAACGGGAAATATTAAGACTTTACCCTTTCAAGATTCAATTCGCTTGAATTTAGCTCAACAGTTGATCAATACTGCAAACACTATTCTTGTTCAAGAGGTACGCTTAAAGGCTACTACGGAGGCGGAAAGGCAGTTAAATGAACAAGTCAGCCGATTTCCTTCTTTGGTTCGCGAACATTCAAATTTAGAAGCAGAATTAAATATAGCCACTGACACGCTAAAGCAACTCTTAACACAACGAGAAGTGCTGCGGGTTGAAGCCGCTCAGCAGGAGGTGCCTTGGGAATTGATTTCTCCACCGGAAATTATGCAAGATATGAAAGGGATACCGGTGCCGGTGTCTCCAGAACTGCCCATTACTTTAGCTTTAGGAGGAGCCGCCGGCTTGTTATTAGGCGCGGGTGCAGCTGCGCTGGCGGAACGGCTAAACAATATTTTCCACACTCCTGATGATTTAAAAAATGCTCTAAGTTTGCCTGTTATAGGGATAATTCCTTATAATGAACAAAAATTAGTAAAGCCGTTAAGAGGGGAATTAGAGGAAGAGGAAGTTAACTCGTCTCACCTCTTGACGCCCTCATTTTTCCAAGAAGCTTTTCGTTTACTTTACACAAAATTTCGCTTTCTGAAGTTGAACAAGCGGATTCGCTCTTTGGTGATTAGTTCTGCCACATCTGGAGATGGAAAATCTACAGTAGCGTTGAACTTAGCACAAGCTGCGGCTGTTATGGGGCAGCGAGTATTATTGGTGGATGCCAACTTGCGCCGGCCTCAAATTCACACTCAGCTAGCTTTAGCACCCCAAGAAGGATTAAGTGATGTAATTTCTAGTAATATTCAAGTGAATAATGTGATTACTAAATCACAGATTGAGGAAAATTTATGGGTACTAACTGCTGGAAAAATGCTAACAGATGCGCCTCAATTTCTTTCATCTAAAAATATGCAACATTTAATGAATAAGTTAAAATTTGCCTTTGATTTAGTTATTTATGATGCACCACCACTGCTGAATGTGGCCGATAGTAAATTTCTGGCTGCGAATACAGATGGACTCGTGCTAGTTGTGAGGATGGGTCAAACAGATCGAACTGTTCTTGCACAAGTATTAGATGGATTAAGCACTGCTGATTTTCCTGTTTTAGGCGTGGTTGCAAATGGGGTAACAAAGGATAGTTTAAAAATGTATGATCGTTATTATAAAAAGGTTACAAAAACTCAGAATCCTGATTCCTTATTTCCTTTGTTGTCTCCTATATTTTAA